In Cicer arietinum cultivar CDC Frontier isolate Library 1 chromosome 7, Cicar.CDCFrontier_v2.0, whole genome shotgun sequence, a single window of DNA contains:
- the LOC101499530 gene encoding transcription factor bHLH79-like, translating into MDPGAMMNEGSFPNGSGNTTPFSLAEIWQFPAAINGGGGGLGLRRPQFGNSLGQFGEFGPGSNRDVNGPDQRVVLNHGVGVSGCKKRRDSEDDSPKCVSTSNGGANVMNDGDGKRSKALGNRNEGGDGKVEGEASSGKPAEQNNKPPPPDPPKQDYIHVRARRGQATDSHSLAERARREKISERMKILQDLVPGCNKVIGKALVLDEIINYIQSLQRQVEFLSMKLEAVNSRLNTSIEAFPPKDFGQQTFDLAGMPFVSQATREPSRGSSPEWLHMQVGGGFERTT; encoded by the exons ATGGATCCGGGTGCGATGATGAACGAGGGTTCATTTCCGAATGGGAGTGGGAATACGACGCCGTTTAGTTTAGCGGAGATCTGGCAGTTTCCTGCGGCGATTAATGGCGGCGGAGGGGGATTAGGACTAAGAAGGCCGCAGTTTGGAAACAGTTTGGGACAGTTTGGTGAATTTGGACCCGGTTCGAACCGGGATGTTAATGGACCGGACCAGAGAGTTGTTTTGAACCATGGTGTTGGGGTTAGTGGTTGTAAGAAGAGGCGTGACTCGGAAGATGATTCTCCTAAGTGTGTTTCCACCAGTAATGGCGGTGCCAATGTCatg AATGATGGTGATGGAAAACGGTCTAAAGCATTAGGAAACAGAAATGAAGGTGGTGATGGTAAAGTTGAAGGAGAAGCCAGTTCAGGAAAGCCTGCGGAGCAAAACAATAAGCCACCTCCTCCTGACCCTCCTAAGCAAGATTACATCCACGTGCGAGCTAGAAGGGGTCAAGCTACTGATAGCCACAGTCTTGCCGAACGC GCTAGAAGGGAAAAGATTAGTGAAAGGATGAAAATTCTTCAGGATTTAGTTCCTGGTTGTAATAAG GTTATTGGGAAAGCATTAGTCCTTGAtgagataattaattatatccAATCACTTCAGCGCCAAGTAGAG TTTTTGTCGATGAAACTTGAAGCGGTTAATTCAAGACTGAACACCAGCATCGAAGCCTTTCCACCAAAAGAT TTTGGTCAACAAACATTTGATCTAGCCGGCATGCCATTTGTGTCACAAGCTACAAGAGAGCCAAGCAGAGGTTCTTCTCCAGAATGGTTACATATGCAGGTAGGTGGTGGTTTTGAAAGAACAACGTAG
- the LOC140918718 gene encoding uncharacterized protein, with product MEDAESVVDHFNHVKTITNQMNTNGEMMTDLVIIEKILRTLTQIFDHIVVAIVESKDLETLKVEELQGSLEAHEFRVKERSTTKTFKQALQAHVSKRANQDEGKYKMGKGKSKWHKKQDSVEMLEIQIIKIVMAITTRNLMAKKEEKGYSVKMEHGQMKMFDSSRRLVLKAQLSNNRNLKIEIQISEKQCLATEVGSDNWLWHQRFGHLNFRSLQMLKNKNMVQGLPEIQIPK from the exons ATGGAAGACGCTGAAAGTGTGGTAGATCACTTTAATCATGTGAAAACCATCACAAATCAGATGAATACCAATGGTGAAATGATGACTGATTTGGTGATTATTGAAAAGATTCTAAGAACTTTAACACAAATATTTGATCATATAGTGGTGGCCATAGtggaatcaaaggatcttgaAACATTGAAGGTGGAGGAACTGCAAGGTTCATTAGAAGCTCATGAGTTCAGGGTGAAAGAAAGAAGTACAACAAAAACATTTAAGCAAGCCCTACAAGCCCATGTCAGTAAAAGGGCCAATCAAGATGAAGGAAAATACAAAATGGGAAAAGGAAAATCAAAGTGGCATAAGAAGCAAGATTCTGTTGAGATGCTGGAAattcaaataatcaaaatagtGATGGCAATTACAACAAGAAATCTAATGGCAAAAAAGGAG GAGAAGGGATACTCAGTGAAGATGGAGCATGGCCAAATGAAGATGTTTGATAGTTCAAGGAGACTAGTGTTAAAGGCACAACTCTcaaataatagaaatttaaagaTTGAGATTCAAATTAGTGAAAAGCAATGTTTGGCTACTGAAGTCGGGAGTGATAACTGGCTTTGGCACCAAAGATTTGGACATCTAAATTTTAGAAGTCTCCAAATGTTGAAGAACAAGAACATGGTGCAAGGACTTCCTGAAATTCAAATACCAAAATAG